The genome window GGGTAAATTACGAAGATATAATGTATTTGTAACTAATTATCCGAACTTGATATTAGTCCGTTTTACAGCAGTTTTCATTTCCTTAAACTATACCTTGAATTATCACAAAGATTCTCTTTGCGCCTTTGCGTCTTTGCGAGAAACAAAAGACATGGTTTATTACTCTTGCCTTTTGCCTCTTGCCTTCTATGATAAGATAATTTTCATAACCTATAACTGACTGCTATATTTAATCAAAATAAATGTTATTAACCGAAAAAACCAGCGCCCTTCGCCTCGTGGAAAAAATCGATGCCGAAGGCTCACCAAATCAGCAATTATTACCCCTTAGCGCCCGTGTCAACGACCAAAATCACCTCGAAATCGGCGGTTGTGATGTGGTAGAATTAGTACAAAAGTTCGGTAGTTCGTTATATATTGTCGATGAATTAACCCTAAGAAGTAGCGCCCGTCAATACCGTGATGCGTTCAAAAACTATTATACAGGAGAATCCCAAGTAATTTACGCTTCTAAGGCTTGGTGTTGCACCGCTATAGTTGCCATTCTCGCTAGTGAAGGCATCGGTTTTGATGTAGTTTCTGGCGGAGAACTATATACTACCACAAGGGCGCTGAATATGACCCACCAAGACCCCAATTATGCCGAAAATAAAATTTATTTGCATGGTAACAATAAATCTTATGATGAGCTAGAATTAGCAGTACATAGTAAATGTAAGATAATTGTCGATAACTGGCTAGAATTAAAAAATCTTACCGAAATATCCACGAAAAAAGCCCAAAACGTCTCGATTTTAATTCGTCTTACTCCCGGCATAGAATGCCACACCCATGAATATATCCGCACCGGTATCATCGACAGTAAATTCGGTTTCGATGCCCACCAATTAGACGAAGTATTTGCCTATATTAAACAACAAGACTATCTCCAATGTATCGGCTTACACGCCCATATCGGCTCACAAATTTTTGAATTACAGCCCCATCATGATTTAGCAGGGGTTTTGGCTGATTGGTACAAAAAAGCCCTTGATTATGGTTTACCCATGCAAGAATTGAATGTAG of Cyanobacterium sp. T60_A2020_053 contains these proteins:
- the lysA gene encoding diaminopimelate decarboxylase, whose product is MLLTEKTSALRLVEKIDAEGSPNQQLLPLSARVNDQNHLEIGGCDVVELVQKFGSSLYIVDELTLRSSARQYRDAFKNYYTGESQVIYASKAWCCTAIVAILASEGIGFDVVSGGELYTTTRALNMTHQDPNYAENKIYLHGNNKSYDELELAVHSKCKIIVDNWLELKNLTEISTKKAQNVSILIRLTPGIECHTHEYIRTGIIDSKFGFDAHQLDEVFAYIKQQDYLQCIGLHAHIGSQIFELQPHHDLAGVLADWYKKALDYGLPMQELNVGGGLGIRYTESDDPPSIDEWVKTVANAVTRACQERNLALPKLISEPGRSLVGSSCITAYTVGGRKEIPNVRTYIAVDGGMSDNPRPITYQSLYEVIIANKMNQHCSETVTVAGKHCESGDILVKNVALPPTETGDILVIMATGAYNYSMASNYNRIARPAAVVVKEGEANLIIRRETLEDLVKQDVLPNRLGE